A window from Bubalus kerabau isolate K-KA32 ecotype Philippines breed swamp buffalo chromosome 5, PCC_UOA_SB_1v2, whole genome shotgun sequence encodes these proteins:
- the CCDC81 gene encoding coiled-coil domain-containing protein 81 isoform X1, translating to MLDTILPSLQDVGRHLLPTLPSLSQEEVSTIWGNVSEFVERQLSLHKGVQIPGLGTFTFMRQKLEVGNKKFFLIQRPVFIMAEKLVQIHGLKQNRVYTPGDIPIVPLNFVMISLEGPFSRDIVEGCVKETLLFLSRSISIKQNVEFTFKGIGVLMIKDSKVKMRFYKDFLCTMDGSGALAKALANRPDTVDSVLSSRENLGKRPSSVLAFPRIELKEMENKPPMETIAEEDGQNEQKKDKLKDQSDKEEGVPEILSPKTAQDRLAVSPAKGTNVSLPNKLEQNGSGGKNMNLESVSFPGGLKNDHAMKPKISPGTSCKDHHRAGQEMCYICLQRAQRNSPLYYTEERRRREMEDKRLIQEYLVLKDQETIFKEQMRSLASREQNQKNAAYNLGVAEAIRIHKNEKPEFYKSFLFDKRPLSPEINAFKQEEYSQSLLKQMDHRREKDIKQRQNRELMDRLEHVQLTEELAAQRAKYIKDKMEETQCYKRALDAQIKNRCPQLPVFEPDSSKPIFGKNEGEMMVEKRKRDQNYMKHQMEAAANHKRRAILHQLMDQKRDLLMLQRTHKEHLADRNAELERVNRINQSLQDDWERSAVMKKHRDLEEKAFERASDKLFLLDQCEKYRRCRQCQRRTSNRGESNLWPLNKYMHGSRLFV from the exons GGAGTTCAGATTCCAGGACTtggaactttcactttcatgagacaAAAGCTTGAGGTGGGAAACAAGAAGTTTTTCCTAATTCAGAGGCCCGTGTTTATCATGGCAGAGAAGTTAGTACAGATCCACGGACTCAAACAAAACAGAGTATATACTCCTg GTGATATCCCAATAGTTCCACTTAATTTTGTCATGATATCCTTGGAGGGTCCATTTAGCAGAGATATAGTGGAAGGATGTGTGAAGGAGACGCTGCTTTTTTTGTCACGATCCATTTCCATCAAACAAAATGTGGAGTTTACATTCAAAGGAATCGGGGTCCTCATGATCAAAGATAGCAAAGTCAAGATGAGATTCTATAAGGACTTCCTTTGTACAATGGATGGAAGCGGGGCTTTGGCAAAAGCCCTAGCAAAT AGACCTGACACAGTGGACTCAGTGCTGTCTAGCAGAGAGAACTTGGGGAAGCGACCCAGCAGCGTGCTTGCATTTCCAAG GATTGAGCTCAAGGAGATGGAGAACAAACCACCTATGGAGACCATTGCAGAAGAAGATGGACAGAATGAACAGAAGAAGGACAAATTAAAGGACCAGTCAGACAAAGAAGAGGGTGTCCCAG AGATTTTATCACCCAAGACAGCTCAAGATAGACTGGCTGTCTCTCCTGCCAAAGGGACAAATGTCAGTTTGCCAAATAAACTGGAGCAGAATGGGAGTGGTGGGAAGAATATGAACCTTGAAAG TGTATCATTTCCAGGTGGACTGAAAAATGATCATGCAATGAAGCCTAAAATTTCTCCAGGCACTTCTTGCAAGGACCATCATAGGGCAGGACAG GAAATGTGTTACATATGCTTGCAAAGAGCACAGCGAAATTCCCCACTGTACTACAccgaggagaggaggaggagagagatggaAGATAAGCGACTCATCCAGGAGTATCTCGTGTTGAAAGACCAAGAGACTATCTTCAAAGAGCAG atgagAAGTCTGGCTAGTAGAGAACAGAATCAAAAGAATGCCGCCTATAATCTGGGAGTTGCTGAAGCTATACGAATCCACAAGAACGAGAAACCTGAATTTTAT AAATCCTTCCTGTTTGATAAACGGCCACTCAGTCCTGAGATTAATGCTTTTAAGCAAGAGGAGTATTCCCAAAGTCTCCTGAAACAAATGGATCACAGACGGGAAAAGGACATAAAGCAAAGGCAAAACAGAGAGCTGATGGACCGCCTGGAACACGTGCAGCTCACAGAGGA ACTTGCTGCGCAAAGagccaaatatataaaagataagATGGAAGAAACACAGTGTTACAAGAGAGCTCTGGATGCCCAG ATAAAGAACAGATGCCCTCAGCTGCCCGTGTTTGAGCCAGACTCTTCTAAGCCCATCTTTGGTAAGAATGAGGGTGAGATGATGGTGGAAAAGCGAAAGAGAGACCAGAACTACATGAAGCATCAGATGGAGGCCGCTGCTAACCACAAGAGGAGAGCCATCCTGCACCAGCTGATGGACCAAAAGCGGGATTTGCTAATGCTTCAGAGGACACACAAAGA GCACTTGGCAGACAGAAATGCTGAGCTTGAGCGAGTGAACAGAATCAACCAAAGCTTACAGGacgattgggaaaggagtgctgTCATGAAGAAGCATCGAGACTTGGAGGAGAAGGCTTTTGAGCG GGCCTCCGACAAGCTCTTCCTGCTGGACCAATGTGAGAAGTACCGGCGCTGCAGGCAGTGCCAGAGGCGCACCTCCAACAGGGGCGAGAGCAACCTGTGGCCCCTCAACAAGTACATGCACGGCTCCCGGCTGTTCGTATAA
- the CCDC81 gene encoding coiled-coil domain-containing protein 81 isoform X2 — translation MLDTILPSLQDVGRHLLPTLPSLSQEEVSTIWGNVSEFVERQLSLHKGVQIPGLGTFTFMRQKLEVGNKKFFLIQRPVFIMAEKLVQIHGLKQNRRPDTVDSVLSSRENLGKRPSSVLAFPRIELKEMENKPPMETIAEEDGQNEQKKDKLKDQSDKEEGVPEILSPKTAQDRLAVSPAKGTNVSLPNKLEQNGSGGKNMNLESVSFPGGLKNDHAMKPKISPGTSCKDHHRAGQEMCYICLQRAQRNSPLYYTEERRRREMEDKRLIQEYLVLKDQETIFKEQMRSLASREQNQKNAAYNLGVAEAIRIHKNEKPEFYKSFLFDKRPLSPEINAFKQEEYSQSLLKQMDHRREKDIKQRQNRELMDRLEHVQLTEELAAQRAKYIKDKMEETQCYKRALDAQIKNRCPQLPVFEPDSSKPIFGKNEGEMMVEKRKRDQNYMKHQMEAAANHKRRAILHQLMDQKRDLLMLQRTHKEHLADRNAELERVNRINQSLQDDWERSAVMKKHRDLEEKAFERASDKLFLLDQCEKYRRCRQCQRRTSNRGESNLWPLNKYMHGSRLFV, via the exons GGAGTTCAGATTCCAGGACTtggaactttcactttcatgagacaAAAGCTTGAGGTGGGAAACAAGAAGTTTTTCCTAATTCAGAGGCCCGTGTTTATCATGGCAGAGAAGTTAGTACAGATCCACGGACTCAAACAAAACAGA AGACCTGACACAGTGGACTCAGTGCTGTCTAGCAGAGAGAACTTGGGGAAGCGACCCAGCAGCGTGCTTGCATTTCCAAG GATTGAGCTCAAGGAGATGGAGAACAAACCACCTATGGAGACCATTGCAGAAGAAGATGGACAGAATGAACAGAAGAAGGACAAATTAAAGGACCAGTCAGACAAAGAAGAGGGTGTCCCAG AGATTTTATCACCCAAGACAGCTCAAGATAGACTGGCTGTCTCTCCTGCCAAAGGGACAAATGTCAGTTTGCCAAATAAACTGGAGCAGAATGGGAGTGGTGGGAAGAATATGAACCTTGAAAG TGTATCATTTCCAGGTGGACTGAAAAATGATCATGCAATGAAGCCTAAAATTTCTCCAGGCACTTCTTGCAAGGACCATCATAGGGCAGGACAG GAAATGTGTTACATATGCTTGCAAAGAGCACAGCGAAATTCCCCACTGTACTACAccgaggagaggaggaggagagagatggaAGATAAGCGACTCATCCAGGAGTATCTCGTGTTGAAAGACCAAGAGACTATCTTCAAAGAGCAG atgagAAGTCTGGCTAGTAGAGAACAGAATCAAAAGAATGCCGCCTATAATCTGGGAGTTGCTGAAGCTATACGAATCCACAAGAACGAGAAACCTGAATTTTAT AAATCCTTCCTGTTTGATAAACGGCCACTCAGTCCTGAGATTAATGCTTTTAAGCAAGAGGAGTATTCCCAAAGTCTCCTGAAACAAATGGATCACAGACGGGAAAAGGACATAAAGCAAAGGCAAAACAGAGAGCTGATGGACCGCCTGGAACACGTGCAGCTCACAGAGGA ACTTGCTGCGCAAAGagccaaatatataaaagataagATGGAAGAAACACAGTGTTACAAGAGAGCTCTGGATGCCCAG ATAAAGAACAGATGCCCTCAGCTGCCCGTGTTTGAGCCAGACTCTTCTAAGCCCATCTTTGGTAAGAATGAGGGTGAGATGATGGTGGAAAAGCGAAAGAGAGACCAGAACTACATGAAGCATCAGATGGAGGCCGCTGCTAACCACAAGAGGAGAGCCATCCTGCACCAGCTGATGGACCAAAAGCGGGATTTGCTAATGCTTCAGAGGACACACAAAGA GCACTTGGCAGACAGAAATGCTGAGCTTGAGCGAGTGAACAGAATCAACCAAAGCTTACAGGacgattgggaaaggagtgctgTCATGAAGAAGCATCGAGACTTGGAGGAGAAGGCTTTTGAGCG GGCCTCCGACAAGCTCTTCCTGCTGGACCAATGTGAGAAGTACCGGCGCTGCAGGCAGTGCCAGAGGCGCACCTCCAACAGGGGCGAGAGCAACCTGTGGCCCCTCAACAAGTACATGCACGGCTCCCGGCTGTTCGTATAA